A single region of the Malaclemys terrapin pileata isolate rMalTer1 chromosome 2, rMalTer1.hap1, whole genome shotgun sequence genome encodes:
- the AGR3 gene encoding anterior gradient protein 3 encodes MHSALALSLLLIAVSSNLAMAIKKEKRAPQTLSRGWGDDITWVQTYEEGLFQARKSNKPLMVIHHLEDCQYCQALKKVFAENEEIQEMAQNNFIMLNLMHETTDKNLSPDGQYVPRIMFVDPSLTVRADITGRYSNRLYTYEPQDIPFLIENMKKALRLIQTEL; translated from the exons ATGCATTCAGCATTGGCTTTGTCACTCCTCCTAATCGCAGTTTCTTCCAACCTCGCGATGGCaatcaaaaaggaaaaaagagctCCCCAGACGCTGTCGAGAG GCTGGGGAGATGATATTACTTGGGTGCAAACCTATGAAGAAGGGCTTTTTCAAGCAAGAAAAAG TAACAAACCACTGATGGTCATTCATCATCTGGAGGACTGTCAATACTGCCAAG CACTGAAGAAGGTTTTTGCAGAAAATGAGGAAATACAAGAAATGGCTCAAAATAACTTCATCATGCTAAATCTCATG CATGAAACCACAGATAAGAACTTGTCACCTGATGGACAATATGTACCTCGAATCATGTTTGTAG ACCCCTCTCTCACAGTAAGAGCTGATATCACTGGAAGATATTCTAATCGACTCTATACTTACGAACCCCAAGACATACCATTCT TGATAGAGAACATGAAGAAAGCATTACGCCTTATTCAGACTGAACTGTAA